In a genomic window of Sarcophilus harrisii chromosome 4, mSarHar1.11, whole genome shotgun sequence:
- the ATP5MC1 gene encoding ATP synthase F(0) complex subunit C1, mitochondrial, whose product MQTTGALLISPALIRCCTRGLVRPLSASVLSRSEIRCFEQPTSSSTPLQVARREFQTSTISRDIDTAAKFIGAGAATVGVAGSGAGIGTVFGSLIIGYARNPSLKQQLFSYAILGFALSEAMGLFCLMVAFLILFAM is encoded by the exons ATGCAGACCACGGGGGCTCTCCTCATTTCTCCAGCCCTG ATCCGCTGCTGTACCAGGGGTCTGGTCAGGCCTTTATCTGCATCTGTCCTGAGTAGGTCAGAGATCCGTTGTTTTGAACAG CCTACTTCTAGCAGTACCCCGCTTCAGGTGGCCCGTCGGGAGTTCCAGACCAGCACTATTTCCCGAGATATTGACACAGCTGCCAAGTTCATTGGGGCTGGGGCTGCCACTGTTGGTGTGGCTGGCTCAGGGGCAGGAATCGGGACAGTGTTTGGCAGTTTAATCATCGGCTATGCCAG GAACCCATCTCTCAAGCAGCAGCTTTTCTCCTACGCCATCCTGGGTTTTGCCCTATCTGAAGCTATGGGGCTCTTCTGTTTGATGGTAGCCTTCCTCATCCTTTTCGCCATGTGA